The following are encoded in a window of Fluviibacter phosphoraccumulans genomic DNA:
- a CDS encoding L,D-transpeptidase: MRIEISVAAQTLQLLDDAGQLLRQYTISSAAKGVGEQMGSYQTPRGRHRIRARIGDGLPLGAVLRGRRPTGEICTPELMAVQPDRDWILTRILWLCGEEPGKNRGGQVDTMRRYVYIHGTPDSAVLGVPGSHGCIRMRNTDLVDLFNRVPVGTPVNISES, translated from the coding sequence ATGCGGATTGAGATTTCGGTTGCGGCACAGACACTACAGCTGCTCGATGATGCGGGCCAGTTATTGCGCCAGTACACGATCTCATCAGCGGCTAAAGGGGTGGGCGAGCAGATGGGCAGTTATCAGACACCGCGCGGGCGGCATCGTATTCGCGCGCGGATTGGTGACGGTCTGCCGTTAGGTGCTGTTTTACGAGGACGCCGCCCTACAGGTGAGATATGCACGCCCGAATTGATGGCGGTCCAACCGGATCGGGATTGGATCCTGACGCGTATTTTATGGTTGTGTGGTGAAGAACCAGGTAAAAACCGGGGCGGTCAGGTGGATACGATGCGTCGTTACGTGTATATCCATGGCACGCCCGACAGTGCCGTTTTGGGCGTGCCCGGATCGCATGGCTGCATTCGTATGCGTAATACCGATCTGGTTGATTTGTTTAACCGGGTGCCCGTAGGCACGCCGGTAAACATTTCCGAGAGCTAG
- a CDS encoding YgfZ/GcvT domain-containing protein — MTTPQLTALPHLAILDVTGDDAQAFLHAQVPSDIRTLNNERAQISGWCTAKGRLLTTFVIWPIENGYRLVLASDVRDAIAKRLKMYVLRLKVQVIPATDLVYGLLHPGTALANLPLPTTDWQVTRQDEMTAVRIDSTRVLLTGPENQFQALTADLACASQEDWLRADIAQGFPLVTQATSEHYVPQMINLDKLGGVSFKKGCYPGQEIVARTHYLGKIKRHLYRVGSEQPLVSGTEVRSAVLNGQACGSLLMVAPGLDGNWLALAVLQQDATEGALYLQTESGEQTLTLIDLVLPEAAE; from the coding sequence ATGACGACCCCACAATTGACCGCCCTTCCCCACCTCGCCATCCTCGATGTTACGGGTGATGATGCGCAGGCCTTTCTTCATGCCCAGGTGCCGAGCGATATCCGCACGCTAAATAACGAACGTGCCCAAATCTCTGGCTGGTGTACGGCCAAAGGCCGCCTGCTGACCACCTTTGTGATCTGGCCCATTGAGAATGGCTACCGACTGGTACTGGCCAGCGATGTGCGTGACGCCATCGCCAAGCGCCTCAAGATGTATGTCTTACGGCTCAAGGTGCAAGTCATACCCGCTACTGATCTTGTTTATGGTCTGCTGCATCCGGGCACCGCACTAGCCAACCTGCCCTTACCCACAACAGACTGGCAGGTAACCCGCCAGGATGAGATGACCGCTGTTCGCATTGACTCCACACGAGTGTTACTCACCGGCCCTGAAAATCAATTCCAGGCACTCACTGCGGACTTGGCTTGCGCTTCCCAGGAAGACTGGCTGCGTGCCGATATCGCTCAGGGCTTCCCGCTGGTCACCCAGGCCACCAGTGAGCATTACGTGCCGCAAATGATCAATCTCGACAAACTGGGCGGTGTCAGCTTCAAAAAAGGCTGTTATCCGGGTCAAGAAATTGTGGCGCGTACCCATTATCTGGGCAAAATTAAACGCCACCTATACCGTGTGGGCTCTGAGCAGCCGCTGGTTTCTGGCACAGAAGTGCGTTCAGCTGTTCTGAACGGCCAGGCATGCGGCAGTCTGCTGATGGTCGCGCCCGGGCTTGATGGCAATTGGCTTGCCCTGGCAGTGCTGCAACAGGACGCGACTGAGGGCGCCCTCTATCTACAAACTGAATCCGGCGAACAAACGCTTACCCTGATTGATCTGGTCTTGCCTGAGGCCGCCGAATAA
- the mltG gene encoding endolytic transglycosylase MltG, producing MKSLAKFFFTTGLALVAAVLLVVFWPVPLSESKLLVRVPPGASLRTAAQSLNEGGVGVPAWIISGVGRIAGLSTSIKAGSYEFDEGIALWALLRKLSSGDTSQADVLFVEGSTFREMRAKLNGQPELLHITRDMNDADIMSRLGMAGQSPEGWFFPDTYRFDKRSEDIAVLQRALAAMQKQLNTVWLSRDANLPLKSTYELLILASIVEKETGTASDRAQIAGVFINRLRKGMRLQTDPTVIYGLGERFDGNLRKADLQRDTPHNTYTRAGLPPTPICMPGLAALQAVAHPAKTDALYFVAKGDGSSQFSATLDAHNRAVNQYQRGKP from the coding sequence ATGAAAAGTTTGGCCAAATTCTTCTTCACAACCGGGTTGGCGCTCGTCGCTGCCGTGCTCCTGGTGGTGTTCTGGCCGGTGCCTTTGTCCGAGTCTAAATTGCTCGTTCGGGTGCCGCCGGGCGCTTCACTTCGCACTGCGGCACAGAGTCTGAATGAAGGCGGGGTGGGCGTGCCAGCTTGGATCATTAGTGGGGTTGGGCGTATTGCTGGTTTATCGACGTCAATCAAGGCCGGTAGTTATGAATTCGATGAGGGGATTGCGCTCTGGGCATTGCTGCGAAAATTATCCAGTGGGGATACCAGTCAGGCCGATGTGCTTTTTGTTGAGGGATCTACCTTCCGCGAGATGCGTGCAAAACTGAACGGGCAGCCTGAACTCTTGCACATAACGCGGGACATGAATGATGCAGACATTATGAGCCGATTGGGTATGGCTGGGCAGTCACCGGAGGGCTGGTTTTTTCCGGATACCTATCGTTTCGATAAGCGTTCCGAAGATATTGCCGTATTGCAGCGGGCGCTGGCAGCCATGCAAAAGCAGTTGAATACGGTGTGGCTATCGCGTGATGCCAATTTACCGTTGAAGTCAACCTACGAACTGCTGATTCTGGCTTCCATCGTAGAAAAAGAAACCGGCACCGCATCGGACCGTGCGCAGATCGCCGGCGTATTTATCAATCGACTACGCAAGGGCATGCGACTGCAGACCGATCCGACCGTGATCTACGGCTTGGGTGAGCGCTTCGATGGCAATCTGCGTAAAGCAGATCTGCAACGCGACACGCCGCACAACACGTATACGCGCGCCGGTTTACCACCAACGCCGATCTGCATGCCGGGTTTGGCTGCATTGCAGGCTGTTGCTCATCCGGCTAAAACGGATGCGCTTTATTTTGTTGCCAAGGGCGATGGCTCTAGCCAGTTCTCAGCCACACTGGATGCGCATAACCGGGCGGTTAATCAATATCAACGAGGCAAACCCTGA
- the tmk gene encoding dTMP kinase produces the protein MAVVNTGRFITVEGIDGAGKSSHIEWLRNYLTQAGHAVVVTREPGGTPLGESLRTLLLNEPMSPETEMMLMFAARAEHLSSVICPALAQGAWVISDRFSDATYAYQVGGRGVAERKFAALEDWVQEGLQPDRTLLFDVSVATAQARLHDTRILDRFEREASDFHQRVREAYHQRAAQYPERIRLIASDVPMDDVRAQILVALSDLLA, from the coding sequence ATGGCAGTTGTGAATACGGGCCGTTTTATTACAGTAGAAGGCATTGATGGTGCGGGCAAAAGCTCTCACATCGAATGGTTGCGTAACTATCTGACGCAGGCAGGCCATGCAGTGGTGGTCACGCGTGAACCCGGTGGCACGCCTCTCGGTGAGTCGTTGCGCACACTCTTGCTCAATGAGCCGATGTCACCCGAAACCGAAATGATGCTGATGTTTGCTGCCCGCGCCGAGCATTTGTCTTCGGTCATTTGTCCCGCACTGGCGCAAGGCGCCTGGGTGATTTCAGACCGTTTTTCTGATGCCACTTATGCCTATCAGGTGGGGGGTCGCGGTGTAGCTGAGCGCAAGTTTGCAGCCTTGGAAGACTGGGTGCAGGAGGGCTTACAACCGGATCGCACACTCTTGTTTGATGTATCGGTGGCAACGGCCCAGGCTCGGCTGCATGATACGCGGATTCTGGATCGCTTTGAGCGTGAAGCGAGTGATTTTCACCAACGGGTTCGTGAGGCGTATCACCAGCGTGCTGCCCAGTATCCGGAACGCATCCGCTTGATTGCTTCCGATGTGCCCATGGACGATGTGCGTGCGCAGATTCTGGTGGCCTTATCCGATTTGCTGGCCTGA
- the holB gene encoding DNA polymerase III subunit delta', whose product MINWIALHSDAWTQIQSAKASDRLAHALLLTGASGIGKLAFAEAVAASLLCDQPEADGQACGTCTACTWHASGNHPDFRRLRPEAYSEEQPEAEDAKPATAKADKKKSEQIRIDQVRGLESFIQVGSHRGRRVILIEPAEAMNEATANALLKSLEEPPAGVHFLLVSHAAERLLPTVRSRTRAVPMAVPAASTARQQLADVQPPLRQGDLWLNRCAGALRFAVGLAQAADKHPNATDEAMAEVAILEALLAQLPLGERMDPLALAKTCEALIKGDQSGMRLALLIDWMQRWTLDLHLVRLGATPRVFPEQLNALQRLAAQLNDDALQSFPDFLLESRRLSSHPLNIKLFLESIFSRTMALYEPGLTP is encoded by the coding sequence ATGATTAACTGGATTGCATTACACAGCGATGCCTGGACGCAGATACAGTCTGCGAAAGCGTCAGATCGTCTGGCGCATGCATTGTTGCTGACCGGTGCATCGGGGATAGGTAAGCTGGCCTTTGCCGAAGCGGTCGCAGCCAGTCTGTTGTGCGATCAACCCGAAGCCGACGGCCAGGCCTGTGGCACATGCACCGCCTGTACCTGGCATGCGTCGGGCAATCACCCTGATTTTCGACGTTTGCGCCCGGAGGCCTATTCGGAAGAGCAACCCGAGGCTGAAGATGCAAAACCAGCTACAGCCAAAGCCGACAAGAAAAAAAGCGAACAAATCCGGATTGATCAGGTACGCGGGCTTGAATCCTTTATTCAGGTGGGTAGCCACCGAGGTCGGCGGGTGATTCTGATTGAACCGGCTGAAGCCATGAATGAAGCGACGGCCAATGCACTGCTCAAATCTCTGGAAGAACCGCCTGCCGGCGTTCATTTTCTGCTGGTCAGTCATGCGGCGGAGCGCTTGTTACCTACCGTGCGTAGCCGTACGCGTGCGGTGCCCATGGCGGTGCCTGCTGCGTCAACGGCACGCCAACAGCTGGCAGACGTTCAGCCACCGCTCAGGCAGGGTGATTTGTGGTTAAACCGCTGTGCCGGTGCTTTGCGCTTTGCCGTAGGGCTGGCGCAAGCGGCCGATAAGCACCCCAATGCAACAGATGAAGCCATGGCTGAAGTGGCTATTCTCGAAGCGTTGCTGGCACAGCTGCCTTTGGGGGAGCGTATGGACCCATTGGCATTGGCTAAAACCTGTGAGGCGTTGATCAAGGGAGACCAATCAGGCATGCGTTTGGCACTTCTGATTGACTGGATGCAACGCTGGACGCTGGATTTGCATTTGGTTCGCTTGGGTGCGACTCCGCGTGTATTTCCCGAGCAACTTAATGCCTTGCAACGATTGGCGGCCCAGCTTAATGATGATGCCTTACAGTCCTTTCCGGATTTTCTACTGGAATCCCGTCGGCTCAGTAGCCATCCGTTAAACATCAAGCTGTTTCTGGAATCCATTTTTTCGCGCACGATGGCGCTTTACGAACCAGGCCTGACCCCATGA
- a CDS encoding TatD family hydrolase: MTRLIDSHCHLDFDGLSNRLPEVLAAMEANDVGGCMTIGVTLEEAPQVLAIAAAYEQVFASVGVHPEYADHREPDVETLCALAQHPKVLAIGETGLDYHWHKDQPEWQRERFRVHIRAAKALNKPLVIHTREAAEDTLAILKEEGAGAVGGILHCFTESLAVAERAIDLGFYISISGIVSFKKAEQVHEVARAIPLDRLLVETDSPYLAPVPYRGKPNEPAYVRHVAEAIANLRQISYAEVATASSRNFLSLFPSSAAVLGPRVGL, encoded by the coding sequence ATGACCCGTTTGATTGATTCGCACTGCCATCTGGATTTTGATGGGCTTTCCAATCGTCTGCCTGAGGTACTGGCGGCTATGGAAGCCAATGATGTAGGCGGCTGCATGACGATTGGCGTCACACTGGAAGAGGCACCACAGGTACTCGCTATTGCTGCGGCTTATGAACAGGTGTTCGCCTCCGTGGGCGTTCATCCCGAATATGCCGATCACCGGGAGCCCGATGTTGAAACCCTCTGTGCCCTGGCGCAGCATCCGAAAGTCCTAGCCATCGGGGAAACCGGTCTGGATTATCACTGGCACAAAGACCAACCGGAATGGCAGCGCGAACGGTTTCGCGTGCATATTCGCGCCGCGAAAGCACTTAATAAACCGCTGGTGATTCATACACGGGAAGCCGCAGAAGACACATTGGCGATCCTCAAAGAAGAGGGCGCAGGCGCTGTAGGTGGCATTTTGCATTGTTTTACCGAAAGTCTTGCTGTTGCTGAACGAGCTATAGACCTCGGGTTTTATATTTCAATATCAGGCATTGTGAGTTTTAAGAAGGCTGAGCAGGTGCATGAAGTGGCTCGCGCTATTCCGCTGGATCGTTTGCTGGTAGAAACCGATTCCCCTTATCTGGCACCCGTGCCTTATCGCGGCAAACCCAATGAGCCGGCTTATGTGCGCCACGTTGCGGAGGCCATTGCTAATTTGCGTCAGATTTCTTATGCGGAAGTGGCTACAGCCAGTAGTCGGAATTTTCTGTCCCTGTTTCCGTCGTCAGCCGCAGTGCTTGGGCCGAGAGTTGGATTATGA
- a CDS encoding ankyrin repeat domain-containing protein: MKKGLISLVLALASTLVLAAPTADDMVMAAKKDDAATIQEGLKAGFDPNYKDKQGNSLLIHAAANVSAAAADALLKGGADPKMKNRSGDDALNYAALKGSLPIVQSLVARGVPVTRPQGWQPLSYAVIGKQLEVFNFLMDKGADPNGNNPTQVSALMFAAQEGQDEMVDRLLAAGADPTWTRDNESAVDWALKSQNTDIAAKIMKAQAKIGFGRSEVLKAPAASEPEADTQK; the protein is encoded by the coding sequence ATGAAAAAGGGTTTGATCAGTCTCGTGCTGGCCTTGGCGAGCACATTGGTTTTAGCGGCACCCACTGCAGACGATATGGTCATGGCTGCCAAGAAAGACGATGCAGCAACGATACAAGAAGGTTTAAAAGCGGGTTTCGACCCGAACTACAAGGACAAGCAGGGCAACAGCTTGCTGATTCATGCGGCCGCCAACGTATCCGCAGCTGCAGCTGATGCATTGCTGAAGGGCGGGGCTGATCCCAAAATGAAAAATCGATCCGGAGATGACGCCCTCAATTATGCGGCGCTCAAAGGGAGTTTGCCCATTGTCCAAAGTCTGGTGGCCAGGGGGGTTCCGGTCACCCGGCCACAGGGTTGGCAACCCCTCAGCTACGCAGTTATAGGCAAACAGCTCGAAGTGTTTAATTTCTTGATGGACAAAGGCGCTGACCCGAACGGTAATAATCCGACGCAAGTGTCAGCGCTGATGTTTGCAGCTCAAGAAGGACAGGATGAGATGGTCGACCGTTTGTTGGCGGCTGGCGCAGACCCAACCTGGACCAGAGACAACGAAAGTGCTGTGGATTGGGCTTTAAAATCTCAAAATACCGATATTGCTGCAAAGATCATGAAAGCGCAGGCCAAAATTGGATTTGGCCGTTCTGAAGTCCTCAAGGCACCCGCTGCATCTGAACCCGAGGCGGATACTCAAAAGTAA
- a CDS encoding phospholipase D family protein, with translation MGILRAASARALWSLICFLGCSAVQAENLLPQAGAVTLVPQTHIRVYFTPGDSAESAIVEALLGAKESILVQAYSFTNPAIAAALVDARSRGVNVVILLDKSQRSQKYSAADFTNNAGVTTLIDDRHAIAHNKIMIIDGRVVITGSYNFTKAAEKSNAENVVIIESGAVAEKYLNNWQKHRRHSQPYLRR, from the coding sequence ATGGGTATCCTGCGCGCCGCTTCAGCTAGGGCCTTGTGGTCATTGATCTGCTTCCTGGGCTGCTCGGCGGTCCAGGCTGAAAATCTATTGCCGCAGGCAGGAGCGGTAACGTTAGTGCCCCAGACGCATATTCGTGTTTATTTTACGCCGGGCGACTCGGCTGAATCTGCCATCGTTGAAGCGTTACTGGGCGCCAAAGAATCGATTCTGGTCCAGGCTTATTCGTTTACCAATCCGGCTATTGCGGCGGCCTTGGTCGATGCGCGTAGCCGTGGGGTCAATGTAGTGATTCTGCTCGATAAGAGTCAGCGCTCGCAGAAGTATTCTGCAGCCGATTTTACGAACAATGCGGGTGTGACGACCCTGATTGATGATCGCCATGCCATTGCACACAACAAGATCATGATTATCGATGGGCGTGTGGTCATTACCGGGAGCTATAACTTTACTAAGGCCGCCGAAAAAAGTAATGCCGAGAATGTAGTGATCATTGAATCGGGTGCAGTTGCCGAGAAATATCTGAATAACTGGCAGAAACACCGACGTCATTCGCAGCCATATCTACGACGCTAG
- a CDS encoding amino acid aminotransferase: MSSIFADVALAPRDPILGLTEAFNADTRANKVNLGVGVYYDDEGKLPLLKAVRAAEEARMKNPPARGYQPIEGSVVYDQAVQALLFGHDTQLLRDKRVITAQAIGGTGALKIGADYLKRLVPNATVYISDPSWENHRALFEAAEFPVKTYTYYDASTRGVNFAGMLADLNAMPKDSIVLLHACCHNPTGADLSNEQWDQVIDVIRAKGLIAFLDMAYQGFAEGIQPDAIVLDKFAHSGLQFLVSSSFSKSFSLYGERVGALSIVTESSDESARVLSQLKRVIRTNYSNPPTHGAAVVAAVLTSPELRVMWEHELAEMRERIRAMRIALVEKLKAKGVKQDFSFVIQQRGMFSYTGLTADQVDVLRDKYGIYAVSTGRICLAALNNKNIDAVADAIAAVVA, from the coding sequence ATGTCCTCGATTTTTGCTGATGTCGCCCTCGCACCGCGCGACCCGATTCTCGGCCTGACCGAAGCCTTTAACGCAGATACCCGCGCCAACAAGGTGAACCTGGGTGTCGGCGTGTACTATGATGATGAGGGCAAATTGCCCCTGCTCAAGGCCGTTCGTGCTGCCGAAGAAGCCCGCATGAAGAACCCGCCGGCTCGTGGCTACCAGCCGATTGAAGGCTCGGTCGTTTACGATCAGGCTGTTCAAGCCCTGCTCTTTGGCCATGACACCCAGCTGCTGCGCGACAAGCGCGTTATTACGGCGCAAGCCATCGGCGGTACCGGCGCCCTGAAGATCGGCGCCGATTACCTGAAGCGCCTGGTACCTAACGCTACCGTGTATATCAGCGATCCCTCCTGGGAAAATCATCGCGCCTTGTTTGAAGCCGCTGAATTCCCCGTTAAGACCTATACGTACTACGACGCATCCACCCGTGGCGTTAACTTCGCCGGCATGCTGGCCGATCTGAACGCCATGCCGAAGGATTCCATCGTGCTGCTGCATGCCTGCTGCCACAATCCAACCGGTGCTGATCTGAGCAACGAGCAATGGGATCAGGTCATCGACGTGATTCGTGCCAAGGGTCTGATTGCATTTCTGGATATGGCCTATCAGGGCTTTGCCGAGGGCATCCAGCCAGACGCCATCGTTCTGGATAAGTTTGCGCACTCGGGTCTGCAATTCCTGGTGTCATCGTCATTTTCGAAGTCGTTCTCACTATACGGCGAACGTGTTGGCGCTTTGTCGATCGTTACCGAGTCATCGGACGAATCGGCACGTGTACTATCTCAGCTCAAGCGCGTGATCCGCACCAACTATTCCAACCCGCCGACCCACGGCGCTGCCGTAGTCGCTGCAGTACTGACTAGCCCGGAACTGCGTGTCATGTGGGAACATGAACTGGCTGAAATGCGTGAGCGTATTCGCGCCATGCGTATTGCCCTGGTCGAAAAGCTCAAAGCCAAAGGCGTCAAGCAGGACTTCAGCTTTGTGATCCAGCAACGTGGCATGTTCTCCTACACCGGCCTCACCGCCGACCAGGTCGATGTGCTGCGTGACAAATATGGGATTTACGCCGTTTCGACGGGTCGTATCTGCCTGGCTGCACTGAACAACAAGAACATCGACGCTGTGGCTGACGCCATCGCCGCTGTGGTTGCCTGA
- the uvrB gene encoding excinuclease ABC subunit UvrB, producing the protein MTSASNTLTELASASAAKVVTFDGSPFRMHQPFPPAGDQPVAIEQLLAGLDDGLSFQTLLGVTGSGKTYTMANVIARSGRPALVLAPNKTLAAQLYAEFKEFFPENAVEYFVSYYDYYQPEAYVPSRDLFIEKDSSINEHIEQMRLSATKSLIERSDCIIVATVSCIYGIGDRDEYHQMIMHVREGDKIHQRDLLKRLAEMQYSRNEMDFQRGTFRVRGDVIDVFPAEHAEHALRIELFDDEVERLQLFDPLTGEIRQRLSRFTIYPSSHYVTPRATVLRALEGIKEELNVQRAAFLSEAKLVEAQRLEQRTKFDIEMLNEVGFCKGIENYSRHLSGRNPGDPPPTLIDYLPDDALIFIDESHVAIGQVGAMYKGDRSRKENLVNYGFRLPSALDNRPLKFDEFETKMRQTVFVSATPAAYEKEHAGQVVEQVVRPTGLVDPVVEVRPATTQVDDLLVEIRKRVALDERILVTTLTKRMSEDLTDYLTENGIKVRYLHSDIDTVERVEIIRDLRLGVFNVVVGINLLREGLDIPEVSLVAILDADKEGFLRSETSLIQTIGRAARHLNGTAILYADKITGSMRRAMDETERRRNKQVAFNTKHGIVPRGVKKRIKDIIDGVYTTGYSDSNDAQAMRKAAQTRQRYETMSEKEVAAEIRKLEQAMQQHAKNLEFEAAAQTRDQLFRLKEQLFGAAPKGD; encoded by the coding sequence ATGACTTCCGCTTCGAATACCCTCACCGAACTCGCTTCTGCCTCAGCAGCCAAGGTCGTTACCTTTGATGGCAGCCCATTCCGCATGCATCAGCCGTTTCCTCCCGCCGGGGATCAGCCCGTAGCGATTGAGCAACTGCTTGCTGGTTTGGACGATGGTCTGTCGTTTCAGACATTGCTGGGGGTGACCGGTTCGGGCAAGACCTACACCATGGCCAATGTGATTGCCCGCAGTGGCCGTCCGGCACTGGTGCTGGCTCCCAATAAAACATTAGCCGCCCAGCTATACGCCGAGTTTAAAGAGTTTTTTCCGGAAAACGCGGTTGAGTATTTCGTGTCTTACTATGACTACTATCAGCCAGAAGCCTACGTGCCGAGTCGGGATCTCTTTATTGAAAAGGATTCGTCGATTAATGAGCACATCGAGCAGATGCGCCTTTCGGCAACTAAGAGTCTGATTGAGCGCTCGGACTGCATTATTGTGGCAACGGTTTCCTGCATTTACGGTATTGGTGATCGCGATGAATATCACCAGATGATCATGCATGTACGCGAAGGGGACAAAATCCACCAGCGTGACTTGCTGAAACGCTTGGCCGAAATGCAGTACAGCCGCAATGAAATGGATTTTCAGCGCGGTACGTTCCGGGTGCGTGGCGATGTCATCGATGTATTCCCGGCGGAGCATGCCGAGCACGCATTACGTATTGAGTTGTTTGACGATGAAGTGGAGCGTTTACAGTTGTTCGACCCGCTGACCGGCGAGATCCGCCAGCGACTGTCGCGTTTTACGATTTACCCCTCCAGCCATTACGTAACACCGCGCGCAACAGTTCTGCGGGCCCTGGAAGGCATTAAAGAAGAGCTGAACGTGCAACGTGCGGCGTTTCTGTCCGAAGCCAAACTCGTCGAAGCGCAGCGCCTGGAGCAGCGAACGAAATTCGATATCGAAATGCTGAATGAGGTTGGGTTCTGCAAAGGCATTGAAAACTATTCGCGCCACCTATCCGGCCGTAACCCCGGTGATCCACCGCCAACGCTGATTGATTACCTGCCGGACGACGCCTTGATCTTTATCGATGAATCGCACGTGGCGATCGGGCAGGTCGGTGCAATGTATAAGGGCGACCGTTCACGTAAAGAGAATTTGGTGAATTATGGTTTCCGATTGCCTTCCGCACTGGATAACCGCCCCCTTAAGTTTGATGAATTTGAAACAAAGATGCGGCAGACGGTCTTTGTCTCGGCGACGCCAGCCGCTTACGAGAAAGAGCACGCAGGGCAGGTGGTTGAGCAGGTGGTGCGACCAACGGGCTTGGTGGATCCCGTTGTTGAAGTGCGTCCAGCGACGACACAGGTTGACGATTTGCTCGTAGAAATCCGTAAGCGAGTGGCGCTGGATGAACGCATTCTGGTCACCACCCTGACCAAGCGCATGTCAGAAGACCTAACGGATTACTTGACAGAAAACGGCATCAAGGTGCGTTATTTGCACTCGGATATTGACACGGTTGAGCGGGTCGAGATCATTCGAGACTTGCGCCTGGGTGTCTTCAACGTCGTGGTCGGCATTAACTTGTTACGAGAAGGTCTGGATATTCCAGAAGTCTCCTTGGTGGCAATTCTCGATGCGGATAAAGAGGGGTTCCTGCGCTCAGAAACCTCACTGATTCAGACCATTGGTCGGGCGGCGCGTCATCTCAACGGTACGGCAATTCTGTATGCCGATAAGATTACCGGTTCGATGCGTCGGGCGATGGATGAAACCGAGCGGCGACGTAATAAACAGGTGGCATTCAATACAAAGCATGGCATCGTGCCACGTGGGGTCAAGAAACGCATCAAAGATATTATTGATGGGGTTTACACCACCGGATACTCTGATTCCAATGATGCACAGGCGATGCGTAAGGCAGCACAGACGCGTCAGCGCTATGAAACGATGTCAGAGAAGGAAGTGGCTGCAGAAATCCGCAAGCTCGAACAAGCCATGCAGCAGCATGCCAAGAACCTGGAGTTCGAGGCGGCGGCACAGACGCGGGATCAGTTATTTCGCTTGAAGGAGCAGTTGTTTGGTGCGGCGCCGAAGGGCGATTAA
- a CDS encoding low molecular weight protein-tyrosine-phosphatase — MTRVLFVCMGNICRSPTAEAVFRRFAAQRGLLGELEIDSAGTHGYHVGETPDARTQRAAAERKYDLSELHARKVAPEDLEYFDLVLAMDRSNLESLRKLCPANRLHRLKLFMSYARQFDDDEVPDPYYGLAHDFDLVLDMIEDAAEGLLDSILRERGDKESAKPSARSLANKENAN, encoded by the coding sequence ATGACCAGAGTACTCTTCGTTTGTATGGGCAATATTTGCAGATCGCCGACGGCCGAGGCCGTTTTCCGGAGATTTGCCGCGCAGCGCGGCTTATTGGGCGAGCTTGAAATCGATTCTGCGGGTACGCATGGTTACCACGTAGGAGAGACGCCGGATGCACGCACACAGAGAGCGGCTGCCGAGCGTAAATACGATTTGTCTGAACTGCATGCGCGCAAAGTGGCGCCAGAAGACCTCGAGTATTTTGACTTGGTGCTGGCGATGGATCGCAGCAATCTGGAATCGCTGCGTAAGCTGTGCCCGGCAAATCGCCTGCATCGGCTGAAATTGTTTATGAGCTATGCCCGTCAGTTTGATGACGATGAAGTGCCAGATCCGTACTATGGTTTGGCGCATGACTTTGATCTGGTCCTCGACATGATTGAAGATGCGGCAGAAGGTCTACTCGACAGTATTCTGCGCGAGCGTGGCGATAAGGAATCCGCTAAGCCAAGTGCCAGATCCCTGGCCAACAAAGAGAATGCAAATTGA